A stretch of Lysinibacillus agricola DNA encodes these proteins:
- a CDS encoding ABC transporter permease: MIGKLLTSDFLKIKRKGLWFLTALGPIGVVALQMVNYGLRKDYLLEQSEDDWGFYLLNVHSFTPLAIVLGIAILTSFMASIENETNAWKQLIALPVSKLTVYLSKFTVLAILLFMSSTILMLMSMAYGVFLDLGDSIPYAELAKFAYYPYFAALPILALQLWIASVCHNQGIPITVGIFGVIFTYSSYVLPDWMIWKWPSLMNQWDEPVINVMLGIGIGILLYIIGMIDFARRDVK, from the coding sequence ATGATAGGAAAACTGTTAACTTCTGACTTTTTGAAAATTAAACGCAAAGGATTATGGTTTTTAACAGCTTTAGGACCAATTGGTGTTGTTGCTCTGCAAATGGTGAATTACGGTTTAAGGAAGGACTATTTGTTAGAGCAAAGCGAGGACGATTGGGGCTTCTATTTATTAAACGTTCATTCATTTACACCACTAGCTATAGTTTTAGGGATTGCTATTTTAACTTCATTTATGGCGAGTATTGAAAATGAAACGAACGCTTGGAAGCAATTAATTGCACTACCGGTGTCTAAATTAACAGTGTACTTATCAAAATTCACTGTCTTGGCAATTTTACTATTTATGTCTTCTACGATTTTAATGCTAATGTCAATGGCTTATGGAGTGTTTTTAGATTTAGGTGATAGCATACCATATGCGGAACTTGCTAAATTTGCTTATTATCCATATTTTGCTGCATTGCCAATATTAGCACTTCAGCTTTGGATTGCGAGTGTTTGTCATAATCAGGGGATCCCAATTACAGTAGGTATTTTCGGCGTGATTTTTACCTATTCCTCATATGTATTGCCTGACTGGATGATTTGGAAATGGCCATCGTTAATGAATCAATGGGATGAGCCCGTTATTAATGTCATGCTTGGGATAGGCATTGGTATTTTACTGTATATTATCGGAATGATAGATTTTGCTAGAAGGGATGTAAAATAA
- a CDS encoding erythromycin esterase family protein: MVFVKRGFLLISALFLLLSLAGCGKGEPIKDASKYTSAVEDIDIPNDVKVIGFGEATHGNVEFQTLKKDVFQALIKNENVRVFVLEGDFGGAQQINQFILNGTGTAEEAVKTLDYGIYKTEQMIEFVQWMHDYNMTADEKDKVYFYGNDMQRYDFSKKGLLDYYEVVDQDKAKEYAALLQHVSNKTMRDLKNDQLKELDENIDAIIKDLETNKDAYVKQSSKEAYLFAAQYVQIMKQRTQLFLNDSNYMNLRDEYLANNLQWIVDFEAAQGHDKVLMSAHNGHIEKTSANMAGYKSMGQYLDEVYKDAYFAIGTDFVNNTFQAQNGSGERKEYTIKHHNALIDAFSEVKENIFYVDFKKANESPDLADILAKKQRMGNIGDDFSVWYKFMKMLYTINMTPAEAYNGMIIVQEATPTKVIE; the protein is encoded by the coding sequence ATGGTATTTGTTAAAAGGGGCTTTCTATTAATTTCAGCATTATTTCTTTTGTTATCTCTAGCTGGATGTGGAAAGGGAGAACCCATTAAAGATGCTTCAAAATATACATCTGCGGTTGAGGATATCGATATTCCGAATGATGTGAAAGTAATTGGTTTTGGAGAAGCAACACATGGTAACGTTGAATTCCAAACTTTAAAGAAGGATGTATTTCAAGCTCTAATAAAAAATGAAAATGTTCGTGTTTTTGTGTTAGAAGGTGATTTTGGTGGCGCTCAGCAAATCAATCAGTTTATTTTAAATGGTACTGGCACAGCTGAGGAAGCGGTAAAAACTCTGGATTATGGTATCTATAAAACGGAGCAAATGATTGAGTTTGTTCAATGGATGCATGATTATAACATGACAGCCGATGAGAAAGATAAAGTTTATTTTTACGGTAACGATATGCAACGTTATGATTTTAGTAAAAAAGGGTTATTGGATTATTATGAAGTGGTTGATCAGGACAAAGCAAAGGAATATGCAGCCCTGTTACAACACGTTTCAAATAAGACAATGCGCGATTTAAAGAATGACCAACTAAAAGAACTAGACGAAAATATTGATGCCATCATAAAGGATTTGGAAACAAATAAAGATGCTTATGTAAAGCAATCATCAAAAGAAGCTTATTTATTTGCTGCTCAATATGTACAAATCATGAAGCAACGCACGCAATTATTTTTAAATGACAGTAATTATATGAATCTTCGTGATGAGTATTTAGCGAACAACTTACAATGGATCGTTGATTTTGAGGCGGCTCAAGGACATGATAAAGTACTGATGTCTGCTCATAATGGGCATATAGAGAAAACTTCAGCGAATATGGCAGGATACAAATCTATGGGCCAATACTTAGATGAAGTGTATAAAGATGCGTACTTTGCTATTGGGACTGACTTTGTTAATAATACGTTTCAGGCACAAAATGGGTCAGGCGAAAGAAAAGAGTATACAATTAAGCACCATAATGCATTAATAGATGCTTTCAGCGAAGTGAAGGAAAATATATTCTATGTAGACTTTAAAAAGGCTAATGAATCGCCTGATTTAGCTGACATCTTAGCAAAAAAACAAAGAATGGGTAATATCGGAGATGACTTTAGTGTTTGGTATAAGTTTATGAAGATGCTTTATACAATTAATATGACACCTGCTGAGGCATATAATGGCATGATAATTGTTCAAGAGGCAACACCGACAAAAGTTATAGAATAA
- a CDS encoding sensor histidine kinase codes for MKFFRSLLVKYMLIIFLAISIVQLSYFAIAAFMFGIGKTDFSSEVLMESEVEEKWHAEAKSIKDVKEGTISGHFESWEKQYPKASMFWVGKDGTLLTTLNVTKQLPSEWTPAYTAKFIKERYGGDPFTVIAFLGENESNGFIVFEIPREVFNPPLKNVYEQYGHLLIVGVIAIILFFIIVSFLFFRGIRKRLLHLQEAMEIRDVDGLPIETKVKKKDEIGQLEQSFNRMVCELRESKDREQKEEQLRRELIANLSHDLRTPLTKIRAQSYSISKEALSEDGKQAIKAMETSIVSVDALIENLMSYTLLMASKYKFEAKEINVIRFVREQMTTWYSVFEKEGFEIDIEIHPFEKNEWQVDPIWLGRILDNLFQNILRHANSGKYIGVETESTEHYDAFIIKDHGNGMKNESNAKGAGIGLSIVDIMVKSMDLEWDIESSESGTKITIKHYK; via the coding sequence ATGAAATTTTTTCGATCATTATTAGTAAAGTATATGCTGATTATTTTTTTAGCCATATCAATTGTTCAATTATCATACTTTGCAATTGCCGCTTTTATGTTTGGAATAGGAAAAACTGATTTTTCAAGTGAAGTTCTTATGGAAAGCGAAGTAGAGGAAAAGTGGCATGCTGAAGCTAAAAGTATAAAAGACGTTAAAGAGGGAACAATTTCCGGGCATTTTGAAAGTTGGGAGAAACAATACCCTAAAGCGTCTATGTTTTGGGTAGGTAAGGATGGTACATTACTTACAACGTTGAATGTGACGAAGCAACTTCCATCAGAATGGACGCCAGCATATACTGCAAAATTTATAAAAGAGCGCTATGGTGGAGATCCATTTACCGTCATTGCCTTTTTAGGTGAGAACGAATCGAATGGATTTATCGTTTTTGAAATTCCTAGGGAAGTGTTTAATCCACCTCTTAAAAATGTTTATGAACAATATGGGCACCTTTTAATTGTCGGCGTTATTGCGATTATATTATTTTTCATTATAGTCTCCTTTTTATTTTTCAGAGGGATTCGAAAACGGCTATTGCACCTTCAGGAAGCAATGGAAATTCGTGATGTAGATGGCTTGCCTATTGAAACGAAGGTCAAGAAAAAGGATGAAATCGGTCAGCTTGAACAAAGCTTTAATCGTATGGTGTGCGAGCTTAGGGAGAGTAAGGATCGTGAGCAAAAGGAAGAACAGCTAAGACGTGAATTGATTGCTAATTTATCACATGATTTACGAACACCATTAACGAAAATACGAGCGCAATCATATTCAATTAGTAAAGAGGCATTATCAGAGGATGGAAAACAAGCGATTAAGGCAATGGAAACATCGATTGTTAGTGTTGACGCTTTAATAGAAAATTTAATGTCCTATACATTACTGATGGCTAGTAAATATAAATTTGAGGCGAAAGAAATCAACGTTATACGTTTTGTACGTGAGCAAATGACTACATGGTATTCAGTGTTTGAAAAGGAAGGCTTTGAAATCGATATTGAGATACACCCATTTGAGAAAAATGAATGGCAAGTTGATCCGATTTGGCTTGGACGTATACTCGATAATTTATTCCAAAATATATTACGCCATGCGAATAGTGGGAAATATATTGGCGTGGAGACCGAATCGACGGAGCACTATGATGCATTTATCATAAAGGATCATGGAAACGGAATGAAAAATGAATCCAATGCTAAAGGTGCTGGTATCGGCTTATCTATCGTTGATATTATGGTGAAGAGCATGGATTTAGAATGGGATATTGAGTCAAGTGAATCCGGCACCAAGATTACAATTAAACACTACAAATAG
- a CDS encoding DUF1540 domain-containing protein, whose amino-acid sequence MAQEILCEVNNCTFWDSGNKCTAEKIYVVSQKGQQASNSEETDCKTFNPETH is encoded by the coding sequence ATGGCACAAGAAATTCTTTGTGAAGTCAATAACTGTACATTTTGGGATTCTGGAAACAAATGTACTGCAGAAAAAATTTATGTTGTAAGTCAAAAGGGACAGCAGGCATCTAATAGTGAAGAAACAGATTGCAAAACATTCAATCCTGAAACGCATTAA
- a CDS encoding ABC transporter permease has product MWSILSAEWFKLRKSKMVPIILAGPIIGLFIGLTSNFESKMQGFEVNNWYTPLFSMNLTYALLFLPLIAGVFASLICRYEHQSGGWKQLLALPVTRGRVFVAKYALIMLLVLAMQLLYLCSIFAVGMIKGYTDPFPMEIVWKSIIGGWVATLPLVALQLWMSIMFKSFAAPFAVNVIFTLPSILIINSERFGPYYPWAQPFSMMYIVGNTDDVFFVPWDQLLTVVGGGFLLFFLGGYLYFQRKAV; this is encoded by the coding sequence ATGTGGTCTATACTGAGCGCTGAATGGTTTAAACTGAGAAAATCAAAAATGGTGCCAATAATCTTAGCAGGGCCTATTATCGGACTTTTTATCGGATTAACATCAAATTTTGAATCTAAAATGCAAGGTTTTGAAGTGAATAATTGGTACACTCCGTTATTTTCAATGAATTTAACGTATGCATTATTATTTCTACCTTTAATTGCAGGGGTATTTGCGAGTCTTATTTGTAGATATGAGCATCAATCTGGAGGCTGGAAACAGCTTTTAGCATTGCCGGTGACAAGAGGAAGAGTATTTGTAGCTAAGTATGCATTAATTATGCTTCTTGTGTTGGCGATGCAGTTATTGTATTTATGTTCTATATTTGCTGTAGGCATGATAAAGGGCTATACAGACCCTTTCCCAATGGAGATTGTTTGGAAGAGCATTATCGGAGGATGGGTAGCGACATTGCCATTAGTCGCTTTGCAGCTGTGGATGTCCATTATGTTTAAAAGCTTTGCTGCCCCATTTGCAGTAAACGTTATTTTTACTTTACCTTCCATATTAATCATCAATTCCGAGCGTTTTGGACCTTACTATCCATGGGCTCAGCCATTCTCAATGATGTATATAGTCGGCAATACGGATGATGTATTCTTTGTGCCTTGGGATCAATTATTAACAGTTGTAGGAGGAGGGTTCTTACTGTTTTTCCTTGGAGGGTATTTATATTTCCAACGAAAAGCTGTATAA
- a CDS encoding ABC transporter ATP-binding protein, whose product MEYIVQTENLSKSFGKEQAVSNINLKIRKGEIYGFLGPNGAGKTTTIRMLLGLMKPSSGTIKIFQKDITKERINILEKIGSLVENPSYYPHLTAYENLEALRKILGVPKSRIDEVLEIVRLKDAANKKVKGFSLGMKQRLGIAASLLHNPELLILDEPTNGLDPSGIIEIRNLIKRLPSEYGMTIIISSHLLSEIDQMATQVGIVTKGKMIFQDSIEAMRRFAQPKVLIKVSNGDKGWRSLVANGIKAEHRDDLILLDECSDEKVAHIVQILVQEGISVYRVEEEKRSLEEIFLQMTTGEQAL is encoded by the coding sequence ATGGAATATATCGTACAAACAGAAAATTTATCAAAAAGCTTTGGTAAAGAGCAAGCTGTATCAAATATAAATTTAAAAATACGAAAAGGTGAAATATACGGATTCTTAGGACCGAATGGAGCGGGAAAGACTACGACGATTCGTATGCTTCTCGGGCTGATGAAGCCATCTTCTGGGACAATTAAAATTTTCCAAAAAGATATAACGAAGGAACGAATTAATATTTTGGAAAAAATCGGTTCATTAGTAGAGAACCCTTCCTATTATCCACATTTAACGGCTTATGAAAATTTAGAAGCGCTAAGAAAAATTTTAGGTGTACCAAAATCACGTATTGATGAAGTGCTAGAAATTGTTCGTTTAAAGGATGCTGCAAATAAAAAAGTAAAAGGCTTTTCTCTTGGGATGAAGCAACGTTTAGGTATTGCTGCATCTTTGTTACATAATCCTGAATTACTGATTTTAGATGAACCAACAAATGGTCTTGATCCATCTGGTATTATCGAAATCCGTAATTTAATTAAACGACTGCCTTCGGAATATGGGATGACGATTATTATTTCAAGTCATCTACTATCAGAAATTGATCAAATGGCTACACAAGTGGGCATCGTTACGAAGGGAAAAATGATTTTCCAAGATTCGATTGAAGCAATGCGTAGATTTGCTCAGCCAAAGGTATTAATTAAGGTGAGCAATGGTGACAAGGGTTGGCGTTCACTAGTAGCAAATGGCATTAAGGCAGAACATAGGGATGACCTCATTTTATTAGATGAATGCTCAGATGAAAAAGTGGCACATATTGTACAAATCCTCGTACAAGAAGGCATTTCGGTTTACCGAGTAGAGGAAGAGAAGCGATCATTAGAGGAGATTTTCCTTCAAATGACAACAGGAGAGCAAGCGCTATGA
- a CDS encoding PLP-dependent aminotransferase family protein: MLKYELIYSKLLNQIQTGALQSGAKLPSIRNLSQEFSCSKSTILTALRKLENQHLIYALAKSGYYVVDNQLPDKPQEYNCIDFATSSPSWHAFPYKDFQHCINKAIETYQADLFRYGTAKGLPSLIIEAKKLLESYQIFTKEDNIFITSGVQQSLFLLSVMPFPNNRTTILVEQPSYHLYMDYLKTYQIPVMGIKRTLEGIDLEELEIIFKKHDIKFFYTMPRLHNPLGTSFSKKEKDDIRKLAYKYNVYIVEDDYLADFDQNTKNDPIFTDDTEEHVIYLKSFSKIMFPGLRIGLAILPNAFIDIFQKQKNTTDIDSSMISQAALELYLKSGMFERYQKKVSEAYTIRANILQQSIKTYLPKYQASTEICMHSHIVLPREVNTNMLIQHLTQQDIYLDTIDRNYLNEFYRERILKLNVSNVADQKIEVGIKGIAQALSNPNNYF; encoded by the coding sequence ATGCTTAAATATGAATTAATCTATTCCAAGCTATTGAACCAAATACAAACAGGTGCCCTACAGTCTGGCGCAAAGCTTCCCTCTATTCGTAATTTATCTCAAGAATTTTCTTGTAGTAAAAGCACCATATTAACCGCCTTAAGGAAACTGGAAAATCAGCATCTTATCTATGCCCTAGCCAAAAGTGGTTACTATGTCGTTGACAATCAACTTCCAGATAAGCCACAAGAATACAACTGTATTGATTTTGCGACATCATCACCTAGTTGGCATGCATTCCCCTACAAGGATTTTCAGCATTGTATTAATAAAGCTATTGAGACATATCAAGCAGACTTATTTCGATATGGCACAGCAAAAGGATTACCTTCGCTAATTATAGAAGCAAAAAAATTGTTAGAATCGTATCAAATATTTACAAAGGAAGATAATATCTTTATCACTTCTGGTGTACAGCAGTCTCTCTTCTTGTTAAGTGTTATGCCATTTCCTAATAATCGGACAACAATTTTAGTAGAACAGCCTAGCTACCATCTATACATGGATTATTTAAAAACATATCAAATACCAGTAATGGGCATTAAAAGAACATTAGAAGGTATAGATTTAGAAGAGTTAGAAATTATTTTTAAGAAGCATGATATTAAGTTTTTTTATACAATGCCACGCCTGCACAATCCTCTAGGTACTTCCTTTAGCAAAAAAGAGAAGGATGATATTCGAAAGCTTGCCTATAAATATAATGTTTATATCGTTGAAGATGACTATTTAGCGGATTTCGATCAAAATACAAAAAATGATCCAATATTTACAGATGATACTGAGGAGCATGTTATATATTTAAAAAGCTTCTCTAAAATTATGTTTCCAGGCTTACGTATTGGACTTGCTATTTTACCAAATGCCTTCATTGATATTTTTCAGAAACAAAAAAACACTACTGATATTGATAGTTCCATGATTTCACAAGCTGCGCTAGAGCTATATTTAAAAAGTGGTATGTTTGAACGCTACCAAAAGAAAGTGAGCGAAGCCTATACAATACGCGCCAATATACTTCAGCAATCCATCAAAACTTATTTGCCAAAATATCAAGCATCTACAGAAATTTGCATGCATAGTCATATCGTATTGCCAAGGGAGGTCAATACAAATATGCTCATACAGCATTTAACACAGCAGGACATTTATTTAGATACAATTGATCGAAATTATTTAAATGAATTTTACCGAGAACGAATTTTAAAACTAAATGTTTCGAATGTAGCTGACCAAAAAATTGAGGTCGGTATAAAGGGAATTGCTCAGGCCCTCAGCAATCCTAATAACTACTTTTAA
- a CDS encoding DMT family transporter has protein sequence MTVKRKAYLAAIIYAFVIGLSFMFVKVTLTVASPIDTLAHRFTIALIGIVFCIVITQNKLKINKQDIAKILPLALLYPIAFFTFQVLGLARISSTEAGIIQATIPIFTLVLASLLLKEKATREQLIFISLSVFGVIYMLFMNNGSASSGNLIGSGFILLSACAASLYNVLARKLTKQYSLLTLTYVMTLCGFVIFNGVAIGNHLINGTLLQFFKPFVHVDFVIAILYLGILSSLVTSYLSNYTLSILEASKMSVFSNFATLITILSGVIFLQETFHFYHLIGGLVIIIGVIGTNYFGHRRGAQ, from the coding sequence ATGACAGTAAAAAGAAAGGCGTATTTGGCAGCAATTATTTATGCTTTTGTCATTGGGCTATCATTTATGTTTGTTAAAGTTACATTGACAGTGGCAAGCCCTATTGATACACTTGCACATCGATTTACTATCGCACTTATTGGTATTGTCTTTTGTATAGTCATTACCCAGAATAAGTTGAAAATTAATAAACAAGATATAGCCAAAATTCTACCTTTGGCACTATTATATCCGATAGCATTTTTTACTTTTCAGGTGCTTGGACTCGCAAGAATTTCCTCGACAGAGGCTGGAATTATTCAAGCGACAATTCCTATTTTTACATTAGTGCTTGCAAGTCTACTTTTAAAGGAAAAAGCTACACGAGAACAACTTATTTTCATTAGTTTATCAGTATTTGGAGTTATCTATATGCTCTTTATGAACAATGGAAGTGCTAGCTCAGGAAATTTAATCGGTAGTGGATTTATATTACTGTCAGCTTGCGCGGCTTCGCTATATAACGTTTTAGCAAGAAAGCTTACAAAACAATATTCATTACTGACATTAACATATGTGATGACATTATGTGGGTTTGTAATTTTTAATGGAGTAGCAATTGGAAATCACTTAATAAATGGTACGCTTCTTCAATTTTTCAAACCATTTGTTCATGTGGATTTTGTTATAGCTATTTTATATTTAGGTATTCTATCCTCCCTCGTTACTTCCTACTTGTCAAATTATACTTTATCGATATTGGAAGCTTCCAAAATGAGTGTTTTTAGTAATTTTGCTACGCTTATTACAATACTATCGGGTGTGATCTTTTTACAGGAAACATTTCATTTCTATCATTTGATTGGTGGGCTAGTCATTATTATTGGCGTAATAGGAACCAATTATTTTGGGCATAGGAGGGGAGCACAATGA